A region of the Candidatus Methylomirabilis oxygeniifera genome:
GACGGTGTACCCCAAGTTGCTCAGAAGGAGTTCTCCCAACTCCAGGACCATCGGATTGTCCTCCACCAACAGAAGCGTCTCGGTCCCACACGGCAGCACCTTCTCGGCCGATGGCGCGGCTGTTACCGCGGCGAGAACCAGAGGGAGAAAGACGTGGAAGGCGCTCCCCTGGCCTTCGGCCGTCTCCACCTCGATCCAGCCCTCGTGCTGCTGAGCGATCCCGTAGACCGAGGCTAAGCCCAAGCCGGTTCCATGCCCAGCCTCCTTGGTCGTGAAGAAGGGCTCGAAAATGCGATCCCGGATGGCGGCCGGGATGCCGGTCCCGGTATCGGCTATGGTCAGGCAGGCGAAGGCACCCAGTCGGCGCTCCGGATACCCACCCAGGCTCGCCTCAATCAGCGTAACGGGCGTCAGCCGAAGGGTCAAGGTGCCCCCGTACGGCATAGCATCACGGGCGTTGGTGGCAAGGTTGAGCAGGATCTGTTGCACCTGGGCGCCATCGGCATTGACAACGAGGGGCTCGCGGGCGGGCTCCAACTCGATCGCGATCGTCTCGGGAAGCGTTCGCCGCAAGACACTCATCGTCTCTTGAAGCAGCGGGTCCAGGTCCAGCGGCTTCCGTTGCAGCGGGGCCTTCCGCGCAAAGCTCAATACCTGGCCCACGAGATCCGCGGCTTGGCGCCCTATCTTCGGTACCCGACTCAGGTGACGGTATTCCTTGCTATCCGGGGGTATTCCCCCCAGAGCCAGTTCCGCAAAGCCGATAATCCCGCTTAGGTGATTATTGAAGTCGTGCGCGATCCCCCCGGCCAGGAGGCCGACGGCCTCCAGCTTCTGCGCCTGGCGAAACCGGTCTTCGAGGCGTCTGCGCTCGGTGATATCCTGTTTGATGGCGATGAAATAGGTAATCTCTCCGCGTTCGTCCCTGACGGGCGTAACGGTTTGATCCTCGGTGTAGAGACTGCCGTCCTTGCGGCGATTGACCATTTCGCCCTGCCACACCCTTCCGGCAAGGATAGTCTCCCACAGGTTGTGGTAGAACGCCTGGTCGTGTTGGCCCGACTTGAGGAGGCGCGGATTCCGGCCGATGGCCTCCTCGGCGGTATAACCGGTCAGTCGCGCAAAGGCCGAGTTGACCCATAGGATCATGCCGCCGCGATCGGTAATGATGATACCGTTCGCAGCCGCTTCCAGCGCCGCCGCCTGAAGGCGAAGTCGCCCCTCGGCCTGCTTGCGCCCCGTAGTATCCACCAGGACACCGACAACGCCGTCGATGCCGCCCCCTGCATTACACAGCGGGGCCGTCCACAGGCTGATGTCGATCGGGGAGCCGTCTTTCTTCCGACGAACGACATCGATGCCGGCGAGCGTTTCCCCTGCCAGGGCGCGGTCGAGAAGGTTCCGGTACTCCTCGCATTTATTCGGAGGGACGATGGGAAGGGGGCGCCCAAGGACTTCTTCTTTCTGCCAGCCGAAGATCCGTTCCGCGGCCCGGCTCCACAGCCTGACGTTCCCATCACGATCCAGGATGGTAATACCCGCGGGTGAGGCGTTCATCACCGCCGCAAGAAGGTCGTACGCCTCTCGCAGGGCCAGCTCCGACCGTTTACGCTCGGTGACATCACGCAAGACCCCCTGGAGGCCTGCAACCCGGCCATCCTCCAGGATGGGAACCGGCTTTACTTCGACGAACGTACTCGCTCCATCCGAGCGTACGATCTGAGTCTCTATGGTTTCGGCCGAGGCCCCGGTTTCTACCGCGCGGACAAACAACTCCTTCACACGGTTCAGGTCGATGGGGGCGATAAATTCCAGGAAGTTTCGGCCAATGAGTTGTTCCGGGCTTTCAATGCCGTGGATCCGGGCCAACGCTCGGTTTGCAAAGGTAACAACGCCCTGGACGTCCACCGCAAACAGCCCGTCGTTAATCTCATTCACCAGCGCGCAACACCTGTCCTCACCTTCCCGCATGGCCTGCTCCGTCCGCTGGTGTTCAGCGGTGTCGGCTGATAATGATTGGGCTCCGTCGGTTCATTGGTACGCTCGTCGGTTTGTGCTGGTCATTCTCCTCTGCATTTCAGGAGCACATTCGAGCTGGAACCGCCGGAAGAGTGAGTAGCTATGGAGCATCGTGTGGCGGCTCGGCGGCGTTCACGGGGACGCTGATACGGCTGAGCCGCTGGCGAAGCATGTCGTGCTCCTGCTGAATCTGAACGGGCAGGCGTGGGGCAAGTCGGTCGAAGAACAGGCCTTGCTCCGCGTGCTCCGCATCCCAGGCATCGGCGTCGATCCTCAACAGCTCGTCCGCTGCTCCGTCCGGCAGTCTCAGCCCGTCCAAGTCCAACGCATCAGGCGCAGGAATCAACCCGATAGGGGTCTCGACGGCCTTGCCCTGACCGCGAACCCGCTCCAGGATCCACTTCAGGACGCGAATATTATCACCAAATCCTGGCCAGAGGAACCGACCGTTCTGGTCGGTTCGAAACCAGTTGACATGAAAGATCGCGGGGGGGTGAGCGATTCGCGTCCCCATGTCGAGCCAATGAGCGAAATAGTCGGCCATGTGATAGCCGCAGAATGGGACCATCGCCATCGGGTCGCGCCTGGTGACCCCGACCGCGCCCGACTGGGCGGCTGTCGTCTCGGAGGCCATACCGGCCCCGACGAAGACGCCGTGCTGCCAACCGTATGACTGATAGACGAGTGGCGCGACGCGAGCGCGGCGTCCGCCAAAGAGAATCGCCGAAATAGGGACGCCCTCCGGGTCCTCCCAACTGGGGGAGATCGATGGGCACTGCCTGGCGGCCATCGTGAAACGCGAGTTAGGATGGGCCGCCGCCCCTTCCCCTGAGGTCCATGGATTGCCTCGCCAATCAACGAGACCATTGGGAGGCGTCGGGTCTTTTCCCTCCCACCACGGCTCTCCGTCTGGGGTCACGGCGACGTTGGTAAAGATCGTATTGCGATCGACCGCCGCCATGATGTTGGGGTTTGTCTTGACGCTGGTGCCCGGCGCCACACCGAAGAACCCGGCCTCCGGATTGATGGCCCGCAGCCGCCCGTCTGGCCCGATGTGCATCCAGGCGATGTCATCGCCCACGGTCCACACCTTGTAGCCCGAAAGCTGTAGAGGGGCGACAAGCATCGCCAAGTTGGTCTTGCCGCAAGCGCTCGGAAAGGCGGCCGCCATATAGGTGACCTGCCCCGATGGATCTTCCACCCCGATGATCAGGGTATGCTCGGCCAACCAGCCCTCCTCTCGACCGATCCAACTGGCAATACGAAGGGAGTGGCATTTCTTTCCCAACAGGGCGTTACCCCCATACCCCGAGCCGATGCTCCAGATGAGTCGCTCCTCGGGGAAGTGGAGGATAAAGCGACGGTCCGGACTCAGGTCCCCGAGTGAATGCAGACCGCGAACAAAGCTGTCCGACCCGCCCAGTCGCTCAAGCGCGATCTTTCCCATGCGGGTCATGAGCCGCATGTTGACAACCACATAGGGGCTGTCGGTAATCTCTACCCCGACCCTGCTGTAGGGAGAACCGGCCGGGCCCATCAGATACGGGACGACAAACATCGTCCGGCCCTTCATGCTGCCTTCAAAGAGCTTCCCGACCCCGGCGCGCGCCTCTGAAGGCTCCATCCAGTTATTCGTAGGACCGGCGTCCTCCTTTCGGGACGTACAGATGAAAGTCAGGTGCTCGGTCCGTGCAACATCCGACGGATGGCTGCGATGCAGGTAGCACCCCGGATAGCGCTGATGGTTCAGGCCGATCAAGGTCCCGTCCCGGAGCATCCCGTCAACCAGAACCTGACGCTCCTCCTCTGACCCGTCACACCAGTAGATCCGATCCGGTCGGGTCACTCGCGCCACTTGATCCACCCATTGCTCTAACGCTCTATGTTGAGGCATCTTGTCTCCTGACGATACTGCGTGGGTTGCCGGCTCGCCCGTGGGGGCAAAGTCTCGCGCAAAGACCTTCGGAGGCTCCATCACCCTCATCCTCCCCTCCGGGTACCCTCCAGGTGCGGAGAGGAGCTATTTGTCGGCACCTCTCGCCCTCTTTAGGGAGAGAGAGGGCCAGGGTGAGGGGGCTTTCCAACTAAGGAGATGGCTCCCCGGGTAGGACTCGAACCTACAACCTAGCGGTTAACAGCCGCTCGCTCCACCGTTGAGCTACCGGGGATCAATAGCAGTCTAAAAACAGCCTTCAGCGGTCAGCGGGGAGGTAGGATTCTCAGCCGCATCTGGTGTCTTCCTTATTGTTGCTGAAAGCTTCGTTGTAATTTAGCGCACTCGATCGGCGTGAGCAACGACTTTTTGACCTGTTACGACTGCGTCATACTTCCCGACGCCCCTCCAATGACTTGGACAGCGTCACCTCATCGGCGTACTCCAGGTCGCTGCCCATCGGCAGGCCGCGCGCGATTCGCGTCACCCGAACGGCTAACGGCTTCAGCAGGCGAGAAAGGTACATCGCGGTTGCCTCGCCCTCGACGTTCGGGTTCGTCGCCAGGATCACCTCCTTGACCTCCCCTCCCTCCAGACGCTGCAGAAGGGCCTTGGCCGTGAGTTGATCGGGGCCGCGTCCCTCCAACGGCGACAGCGACCCCCCGAGCACATGGTATCGCCCCTTGAAGGTTGCCGTCTTCTCGATGGCCCAGAGGTCGTTTGCCTCTTCCACCACGCACAACACCGATCCGTCTCGAGTCGGGTCGACACAGATGGGACACTGCTCGCCTTCAGAGATGTTGTAGCACACGGCACAGCTTCGGATCCGATCTTTCAGCTCGATAATGGCCTGGGCCAACGCAATCGCCTCTTCCCTGCCGGCTTTGAGCAGGTGAAATGTCAGGCGTTGGGCGGTCTTGGGGCCGATACCGGGAAGGCGAACCAGTTCACCGATCAGCCGGACCAGGGTGGGCGCGTAGCGGGACATGGCGTGGCTACATCAGTCCAGGGGGCAGCCCCAGCCCGCCGGTCAGACGACCCATCTCCTGGCTCAACAGCTCGCGCGCCTTTCGGAGCGCCTCATTCGTCGCAGCCACAACGAGGTCCTGCAGCATCTCTAGTTCGTCCGGGCCGGCGACCTCTGGGTCGATCTTCACCGCGACGACTTCACCCTGACCGTTACACACCACGGTAACCATCCCGCCGCCAGCTGTCCCTTCCACCCGTTTTGTCGCCGCCTCCGCCTGAATCCTATCGGCTTCGGCCTTCATCCGCTGCGCCTGCTTCATCAAGTTGCCGAGGTTCTTCATCGCATTCTCCCATCATGCCCTATTCGGGCTGTTTCGCCCTGACCCGAACGACTTGGCCGTCAAACAGCTCCACGGCCCGGCGTACTAAGGGATGGCGCCGCAGCGCCTCCTGATCGGACGGCGCCATCCGCTGCTCCGTGACGGCTCTCTGCTGGGGGTCGCGCAGCCGGCTGCGCACCTCGCCGGACGGCTGAGACTGATTCAGCTCGCCCTGGCCGGTAGTGCGTTGCGTCGCACCGCCCGTAGTGGATCGAGTCGAGCTGCCGGCGGAGAGCCCGGCTGAATCGCTCCCTGCCGGTACGGTGTTCGAGGTCTGGAATCGATACTCAACCGCCAGGGACCGCCCAAAGACTTCGGCCGCAGCTCCAGCCACAAGACGCCGGTTTTCAGGGTCGTCCAGCGTTGATCGCGTAAAGGTGTTCCCGTTTCCCAGCATGACAATGAGCCTGTCTTGCTCAAGCGTTACCTCCTGCGCCGCGATGAGCAGGGCAGCAAGAGACCGCTTTTTCTGTTCCAACAGCCGCGTCATGCGACTCCAGCCTTCCTGTGGGCCCGTAGCGCTATCGGATGGAGCGGACGGCGGCGCTTCGACCGGCTGGCGGGTGGCCACGGGTCGTACGGCAGGGACAGCAGCGAGCAGAGGGAGCGCCGAGGGCTTAGGGTCGGCTACGCGACCGGCCGGCAACTTCTCCTCCAAAGCGGCCAGGCGCGTCAAAAGCGCCTCAAGCGTTTGCAGTGACCGGGCTTCTGTCGCCTCGACCAGCGCCATCTCCAGGACAAACCGCGGATGCGAAGCCCGTCGCATGTCGAACTCGGCCCGACTCAGAACCTGAAAGACTGTTTCGAGGTCTGCAAGCGTCAGGGCTGCCGCCTGCGCTCGAATCGTGTCCAGCGGTACGCGGCTCAACTGCAGTAATGGGGCGGGATCTTTGCTCGCTTTCGAAACCATCAGATCGCGCAGGTGGGCCAGCAGTTCCTGACAGAACCGCTGAAGGTCGTCACCTCGAGCGCTGAGCGACTCAACGACTGCCAGGGCGCTGCTGCTGTCGCGCTCAATAATCGCCTGCGTGGTCTGCGCCAGCAGTTCTCCCTCTACCAGTCCCAGCACGACCGCGACGTCTTCCTCACTGACCGCGTCGCCGCTATAGGCGATGGCCTGATCCAGAAGACTTTGGGCGTCCCTGAGGCTCCCCTCTGCGGCGCGAGCGATCGCCTTCATGGCGCCGTCGGACACGGCAGCCCCTTCCTCGCAAGCGATCTGCTGAAGTCGCGGGAGGATCTCTGTCTGTCCCAAACGTCGAAAGTCGTGGCGCTGGCAACGCGAGAGAATGGTCGGCGGGATTTTGTGTGCGTGCGTGGTCGCCAGGATGAAGATGACCCCGGGTGGCGGCTCCTCGAGCGTCTTCAGTAACGCATTGAAGGCCGGTTCGGTCAGCATATGGACTTCATCGATGATGATGACCTTACACTTGTCGCGCGACGGGGCATACCGTACGATCTCTCGCAACTCTCGGACTTCGTCGATCCCCCTATTGGAGGCACCGTCGATCTCCAGACAGTCGACGGAGCGGCCCGTCGCAATCGCATTGCAGCTCGCACACTCGCTGCATGGCTCGGACGTGCGGCCCCGCTCACAATTGAGAGCCTTTGCCAGGATGCGGGCGGTCGTCGTCTTCCCGACCCCGCGCGGACCTGCAAAGAGCAGGGCGTGGGCCACGCGGTCTTTGGCGATGGCGTTCTTCAAGGTCTGGGTGACCGGCCGCTGGCCCACGACCTCATCGAAGTTCTGGGGCCGCCATCGTCTGGCAAGCACGAGGTATGACATATAAACCCAGGGTATAGGGTATAGGGTCTAGGGTATAGGGTCTAGGGAGAAGGGCCTGCTATACCCTAGACCCTCCCCCCTAGACCCTGCTGTACTTGGCCGTGCACCCGCCGTCGATCGCGGCTGCCGGGCTGTGCGTGTGATCGAGGCTCCGGCCGAGCTTCCCCGCGGCACAGGAGCCTGTCTGTTTACCGTTGCTTCCTTCCGGATCTGGCGGGGTTCACAAACTCTCCTTGCGTGGGACCCAACCATCATCACACCGATCACAGGCCATTGCTCGACAACTTTAAACCTCGGGCGGGAATTCGATCCCGCTAGAGCGGATTGCGGGTACAGGGCACCGCTAACTCCCCATCTAGCACGGCCAAGTCTATTCCTGCTCACGACAACGCATCCGGCCCCATGCCGGTTTCTATCAACTGCTTACTGTATTCTGCAATCCCTCGATCGATCGGATACTTCGGAACATAGTCCAATTCCGCACGCGCGAGGCTCACGTCGGCCTCGGTGTGCGGCTGATAGAATGGGTACGGGTTATCAAAGTAGTCGGGCTCATAGTCGGTCCCGAGGGCCTTATTCAACAACGCAATGACCTCATTGAACGAGGTGGGGCGCCCGGAACCGACATTGTAGACGCCGCTGTGATTGGCCTCTGCGGCCAGCAGCGTCGCCTCCACAACGTCTTTCACGTACACAAAGTCGCGTGCCTGCTCCCCCCGCTTAAAGATCCGCGGCCGCTTGCCCGATTGAATCTGCTTCGCCAACTGGTAGATCATGCTGGCTGCAGCTCCTTTGTGAGTTTCGCCGGGTCCATATACATTAAAGTACCGGAGCCCGACAATTCTGAAGCCTCCCGAAACATCATCAAGACGCTTGGCCAGATTTTCCAGGAGCGTCTTCGAAAAGGCATACACGTTGGCAGGGCGGATAGGCTGATCCTCCTGCATCCGGCCCGAGCGGCAGACACCGTAGACGGCGGCAGAAGAGGCATAGATTAGGGGCGTCCCGGAGGCGCGGGCGAACTCCGCCACCCGCCGAAAGCCTTCCACATTATTCCAAATCATCTGCTGCGCATCGGTGACGGTTGTATCGGTGATTGAAGCCAGATGAAATACCACCTGAAATTCACCCGGCTGAAACCGGCCGAGAAGATCTAGCCCTGCAAGATCCTGGGCCACCAGATCGCCTCGAAATCCAATGAGATTGCTGTACTCACCAGAACGAAAGTCATCGATGATGGTGATCCGAATGTCCGGGTATCGCCTCTCCAGCTCCAGGACCAGATTCGACCCAATAAAACCGGCTCCACCCGTAATCAGCGCACTTTCCATCTTCCTCCAGCAAACAGCATTCAGCGATCAGCTTTCGGTTTGTGCTGTCGGCTGACCGTTGATAGCTTCTTCAGTGGCGGAGAGGCCGGGATTCGAACCCGGGGCAGAGTTTCCCCTGCTCACGCTTTCCAGGCGTGCCAGTTAAACCGCTCCTGCACCTCTCCGCAAGAATAGGGTCTTAGGGTATAGCGTATAGGGTTTAGGGGGTCAGACTCTCTTCGAGGCTCTTCAGCCTTTACCCTATACCCTAACTTTTCAGTGGCGGAGAGGGGGGGATTCGAACCCCCGGAGCAGTTACCCGCTCAGCGGTTTTCGAGACCGCCCGATTCAACCACTCTCGCACCTCTCCACAAGACAATAGGGTTTAGGGTGTAGGGGGTAGGGTAAAAAGGGGGCCGCTCTCCATCGGGGCTCTTCACCCTTTACCCTATACCCTTCACCCTATACCCTGCTTTTTATTGGCGGAGAGGCCGGGATTCGAACCCGGGCTGCACCTTTCGGCACAGACTCGCTTAGCAGGCGAGCACCTTCGGCCACTCGGTCACCTCTCCGCAAAAAACAGCATTCAGCAATCAGCGGTCAGCTTTCAGCCTGCTGACGGCTGAGAGCTGATAGCTTCTTTCTTGGCGGAGGGGGTAGGATTCGAACCCACGAGGCTTTCGCCTAACGGTTTTCAAGACCGCCGCCTTCAACCGCTCGGCCACCCCTCCACGAAGAACAGGGTTTAGGGGCTAGGGTATAGAGTAAAGGCAAATACTCAGCCCCGAAACTATACCCTAAACCCTCCACCCTATACCCCGTCTTTACTGATCCGTTCCAGGCCCCCCATATAAGGTCGGATCGCCTCCGGAATATTTACGCTGCCGTCGGCCTCCTGAAAGTTCTCCAGGATCGCCAGCCACGTTCGCCCTACCGCAACGCCCGACCCGTTCAGCGTATGGACAAACTGTGGCGCCGCCTTCGCCGAGGGTCGATAGCGAATGTTGGCCCGCCTCGCCTGAAACGCCTCGCAGTTGCTGATTGACGAGACCTCTCGATACGTCCCTTGACTCGGGATCCAGAGCTCGATGTCATAGGTTTTTGCAGCCGCAAACCCTAAATCGGTCGTACAGAGCGCCACCGTGCGGTACGGCAGGCCCAGCCGCTGCAGGACCGTCTCCGCGTGCCGGGTCATCTCCTCCAGCGCCTCATAGGAGCGCTCGGGCTCCGCAAGCTTCACCAACTCCACTTTATTGAACTGGTGCTGCCGCATGAGGCCCCGAGTGTCTTTACCGTACGAACCGGCCTCCCGCCGAAAACAGGGGGTATAGGCGACGTAGGAGAGGGGCAGTGTTCCGGGCGGCAGGATCTCCTCACGGTGAAGATTGGTCACAGGAACCTCTGCCGTCGGGATCATGTAGAGTCCTTCATCCTTCGTCTTGAACAGCTCCTCGCCAAACTTGGGGAGCTGGCCCGTTCCGCGCATGGCCTCGGCGTTCACCAAGAGCGGCGGGAGAATCTCTGTGTAACCGTGCTCCTTCCCGTGCAGATCAAGCATGAAGCCGATCAGCGCACGCTCCAGCCTGGCCCCCACCCCTTTCAGGACGGCAAAGCGCGATTGCGCAATTGCGGCCGCTCGCTCGAAGTCCAGGATCCCCAGCGCTTCCCCGAGCTCCCAGTGCGATTTCGGCTCAAAGTCAAACTGACGGGGGCTACCCCATCGTCTGATCTCAACATTGTCTGCAGCCGATTGTCCGATCGGGACGGACGCATGCGGGAGGTTTGGGAGAAAGAGCGCGGCCTCCTGCAAGAGGTCTTCCTTCTCTTTGAGCTGCTTTTCTAAGCCGACCAGAAGATCGGCGTCGGCAGCCGCCTGTGCGATGGCATCACTTGCGCTCTGGCCTTGTCGCTTAAGTTCGGCTACCTTCTTCGACAGCTCATTGCGTCTCTGCCGAAGCCGCTCTACCTCGATAAGCGTCGCTCGCCGCTCGGTATCAAGCCGAACAAACTCGTCCAGCGTTGAGGGCGCAGAGCCCTTGGCTGCAAGTCGCTCGCGCACAAAATCGGTATTGTCACGAATAAGTCTCAGGTCCAGCACGGGTACTTGCCAATTCCGTCCACCCTGAGCTTGTCGAAGGGTGAATCTTGTGACAGCGTTCCGTTCATGCTTCGACAGGCTCAGCGCGAACGGTCATTATGCGATGCTGCGCTGCGGCTCGGTTGTCGCCAACGCGTGTTGCGCAGGCAGAGGCGTCACTATACCACGCCGCCCGACATCGCTCAAGCCTCGTCGAGCGGGCCGGCTTCTCCTCCCGGTTCAGGCGGGGACTGGGGCCCATCCGCCTCCTCAACGCCCTCGTCGTCACTAACGAGCCGCGTCACTGCAGCCACGCGATCGGTTGGCTCAAGCCCCTGAAGCCTTACCCCCTGCGTAGCCCTGCCGATGAGGCTGATCTCGTCCACCCGCATCCGCGTAATCCTTCCTTCCTGAGAAATCATCATGATCTGATCGCCGGACTGCACCAGCATGACCCCGACTGCGGGACCGTTTCGGTCAGTCGCCCGAATATTGATGATCCCCTTGCCGCCCCGACTCTGCAACCGATACTCTTCGGGGTCGGTCCGCTTGCCGTACCCCCGCTCCGTAACCGTGAGGACTGCCGCGCCTTGGGCGACCACCTCGGCCCCAACCACCTCGTCGCCCCCCTCCAGCGAGATCCCCTTGACGCCGCGAGCCGCGCGTCCGGCCGATCGAACCTCGTCTTCCTTAAAGCGGATCGCCATCCCCTGCCTGGTGCCGAGCAGAATCTCGTCGTCCCCTTTGGTGAGGCGGACTGCGATCAATTCGTCTCCCCCATCCAGCGTGATGGCGATGATGCCGCCCGCGCGGGGGTTGCCGTAGGCATTCAGCTCGGTCTTCTTGACGATCCCGCGCCGTGTCGCCATCAGCAGGTAGCGATCGACCTCGAACTGGCGAATCGGGATGACGGTCGTGATCTGCTCCCCGACTCCGAGTTGCAGGAAGTTGGCGAGGGCTTTGCCCTTTGCCGCGTGCCCAAGCTGGGGCAACCCATACACCTTCAGCCAGTGCACCTTCCCTTGATTGGTAAAGAGGAGGAGGTGGCTGTGGGTGGTGGCGACAAAAAGATGCTCCACGTAGTCCTCCTCCTTGGTCGCCATCCCCGTCATCCCCTTACCGCCGCGGCGCTGGCTCCGATAGGCGTTGAGGTTGCTCCGCTTGATATACCCGCCGTGTGTGATAGGAATGACCATTTCCTCGTCGGCCAGCATATCTTCCAGCTCGATCTCGGTGGTCTCTTCAAGGATCTCCGTGCGGCGCAGGTCGCCGTAGGTCTCCTTGATCGCCAGCAGCTCTTCTTTGATAATCTGACACACCAGGGCTTCGCTGGCCAGTATGGCGCGGTACCGTTCGATGGCCGCAATGGTCTCGCTGTACTCATCCTGGATCTTTTGCCGCTCAAGTTGCGTCAGACGCTGCAGGCGCAACTCCAAAATGGCCTGGGCCTGGATTTGGCTCATGCCGAACTGCTCCATCAGCCCGGCGCGGGCGTCGTCCGCCGAGCGGGATCGCCGGATCAGGGCGATGACCGCGTCCAGGTGGTCCAGCGCGATCCGATACCCCTCCAGGATATGGGCGCGCTCCTCAGCCTTCCTGAGATCAAAGCGAGTCCGCCGGATCACGATGGTCTTTCGGTGTTCGATGAAGTGTGAGAGCGCTTCCTTCAGCGCCAGGACCTTCGGCTGGCCTTCAACGAGGGCAAGCATAATGGCGCCGAAGGTCGATTGCATCGCCGTGTGCTTGAAGAGCTGGTTGAGGATCGGGGGGGCCGGCTGCTCCTTTTTAAGCTCGATCACGATGCGCATCCCTTCCCGGTCCGACTCATCCCGAAGATCTGCAATCCCTTCGATCTTCCGGTCTCGAACCAGTTCGGCGATCCGCTCGATCAGCTTGGCCTTATTCACCTGATACGGCAGCTCCGAG
Encoded here:
- the serS gene encoding Seryl-tRNA synthetase (Serine--tRNA ligase) (Evidence 2a : Function of homologous gene experimentally demonstrated in an other organism; PubMedId : 3029694; Product type e : enzyme): MLDLRLIRDNTDFVRERLAAKGSAPSTLDEFVRLDTERRATLIEVERLRQRRNELSKKVAELKRQGQSASDAIAQAAADADLLVGLEKQLKEKEDLLQEAALFLPNLPHASVPIGQSAADNVEIRRWGSPRQFDFEPKSHWELGEALGILDFERAAAIAQSRFAVLKGVGARLERALIGFMLDLHGKEHGYTEILPPLLVNAEAMRGTGQLPKFGEELFKTKDEGLYMIPTAEVPVTNLHREEILPPGTLPLSYVAYTPCFRREAGSYGKDTRGLMRQHQFNKVELVKLAEPERSYEALEEMTRHAETVLQRLGLPYRTVALCTTDLGFAAAKTYDIELWIPSQGTYREVSSISNCEAFQARRANIRYRPSAKAAPQFVHTLNGSGVAVGRTWLAILENFQEADGSVNIPEAIRPYMGGLERISKDGV
- the gyrA gene encoding DNA gyrase, subunit A, type II topoisomerase (Evidence 2a : Function of homologous gene experimentally demonstrated in an other organism; PubMedId : 9278055; Product type e : enzyme), translating into MPEEQQHIGLNRVGEVRPTDIHEEMRRSYMDYAMSVIIGRALPDVRDGLKPVHRRVLYAMQELGLSAGRSYKKAARIVGEVLGKYHPHGDTAVYDTIVRLVQDFSMRYPLIDGQGNFGSVDGDAPAAMRYTEVRLAKIAQEMLRDIDKETVDLAPNFDETLEEPTLLPAALPNLLVNGSSGIAVGMATNIPPHNLSETVDALLILLEDPDATPDRLMAVLPGPDFPTGAYIYGRTGIRDAYLTGRGLIRMRAKAFVEKSRGAREAIIVSELPYQVNKAKLIERIAELVRDRKIEGIADLRDESDREGMRIVIELKKEQPAPPILNQLFKHTAMQSTFGAIMLALVEGQPKVLALKEALSHFIEHRKTIVIRRTRFDLRKAEERAHILEGYRIALDHLDAVIALIRRSRSADDARAGLMEQFGMSQIQAQAILELRLQRLTQLERQKIQDEYSETIAAIERYRAILASEALVCQIIKEELLAIKETYGDLRRTEILEETTEIELEDMLADEEMVIPITHGGYIKRSNLNAYRSQRRGGKGMTGMATKEEDYVEHLFVATTHSHLLLFTNQGKVHWLKVYGLPQLGHAAKGKALANFLQLGVGEQITTVIPIRQFEVDRYLLMATRRGIVKKTELNAYGNPRAGGIIAITLDGGDELIAVRLTKGDDEILLGTRQGMAIRFKEDEVRSAGRAARGVKGISLEGGDEVVGAEVVAQGAAVLTVTERGYGKRTDPEEYRLQSRGGKGIINIRATDRNGPAVGVMLVQSGDQIMMISQEGRITRMRVDEISLIGRATQGVRLQGLEPTDRVAAVTRLVSDDEGVEEADGPQSPPEPGGEAGPLDEA